From Sandaracinaceae bacterium:
GCACGGACTGGACGTAGGGCGCGCGAAGCTCCTCGCCTTGGCTGACAAGGCGTACGTCTTCAAGGACGCCCTTGAGGATTCTTGCCTTCTGGTCGTTTAGCGGGAGCGGGTTCCGAACGAAGCGCCCATTGGAGAGCTGCCAGTCTCGTCGGTTGACCGCGCGGATGGGCCCCCTCCACGCTTTGACCTCGACGACATATGCGGCGTGTCCGGTCAGCACGACGACGTCGTATTCGTACGCATGGCCGTGGCGCTGGTCCCGAAACGTGACGTTGGGAAACACACGGTAGTAGTGCGGAAGCTCGTCGACGAGCCGCCGGACGACCGCCCGCTCGGACTCGTTCACGGGGCCCGCCCCAAGCTCGACGAGGGTCGCCATCTAGCCTTCCTCGCGATCTTCGAGGTGCAGGAGGGCGTCGTACGTCGCCTCCGGGACGCTGGGGACCGCTCGTGCGACCTTTATGACGTCCTGTTTTGATAGCGGTCCACGAATCACGAACTGAAAGTCTCCGGTCACCCGCGCCACTCCGACGCCCACTGGAAGCGAGTCGCGCAACGCACTCAGCAGCGGCATGTCCTCGGCACGATGAACCGTGATCTCGAGCCGTGCGATGACCTTGCTGACGGGCACATGTTTGGAGGACATCACGAGCTTCTCGAGCTCTGTCACGAGCTTCTGTCGCGTCGTTTGCGGTGCCACGCGGAGCTGGTTCTCGTGAGTCTCCTCCGATTCCAGCGGAGCCAGTACGTCACAACGCTGCGACAGCACCGTACGGGGAGCCGCGTCGGCCTCCTGCTCAATCAGGAACACGTAGTAGTAGTACGAGACCCCCTTTTGGAACTGCTTGTCGACGAAGCTCGTACCCGCATCGATATAGCGGTTCGCTTCCTGAGTGATGTCCAGGTCGAGCTTGTATTCCTCCCCCAGGTTCCACCCGCGGACGCTGGTGTACCGTTGCACCGCCGTACGGTAGGGGACGTCGCTCTCCGGGTACTGCCACGTGATGACGATGGCGTCTTGTTCGGGATCGTGCCGCGCCTGAACGAACCGATGCACCGGTAGCGGAACGTCCGATGGAGGCTCGGGGCCGACGATCGGCGGTAGAATGATTGCGCTAGCGACGCGCTTCGTCGCCAGTTGATCGACATTTCCATGGCAATGCGTCCGGCCATCGGTCGACTGGAGGCTCAACTTACCCTGGCGAGCAAGCTTCTTGAGCGCGTCGACGACCATGTCGGCGCGGTGTGGGATTGGCTCGCCGGGCGTCTGCTCGAAGTGTTCCACCAGCTGCTGCACGGGGCGGTTTTGGTACTCGCTCCACAGCCGCTGGACGCGCCGTTCGATGGCGGGCTGGCCACCAAAGTGCTGCTCGAAGTGCTCGCGAAACCGGATTGCAGAGAGGCCTTCGATCCGAGAAAGCTCGTACCAGGTGTCGTCGACGGGTGCGTCATCCGGTCCGGCGCGATGCCAAGACACGTAGATGCCGTAGCGCTCCGAAACCTCCTGTTGAAGTCGCCTTTGCTCCGCCGCGCGGGTCAGTTGATAGACCTTGGCCGGTTCCTCCTCAGGGCGCCCTTCGAGCAGGATCTTGCAGGCTTCGATGATCCGGGCCCGATTCATCAGCTCGCTATCGGTCAGGAGGCTGTAGTCATCACCAGCGCGACGATCGGGTTGGAATGCAGGCTCGATGAGCAGCATGAGGTTCCGCCTGGGCGCCAGGTTCTGGAGCCGAAGTCGGTCGCGCGCGTTCAGCGTGGTGGTCGACACGAGATACGTCGCAGGTGTGCCGGTGGCTTCGTGTAGCTTCTTGCGCGTAGCGGCTGAGTCGTTGGACGACGGTGTGTAGAGCACCATGCCACTGGTCTGCCCCCACGCGGATTGGATGGTCTCGCGGATGACGGTCTGCCAGGCCTCGTGCGTGACCTGCTGCGAGTGAGCCACCGCGCGAACTCGTGCCTGAGGGTTCTCTTGAGACCGGAAGACGAATCGGTTCTCGATTCGGTGGAGGTTGAACGCGTACTCCTGAAGCCGACGAAGTGCGTCCTTGATCTCGTTCGGATTCTCCCCCGGGTCGAGCACGGCGAAGAGGACCTCGTCTTCGGTGATGCCGGCATGAATCGGATCGGCAATGGAGTAGTAGACAATCGCGCTGAAGAGCTCGTCACGATGCTTGAGGTCCGAGGGGACCGATTCGAGGTTGTCACCAAGCGCGCGACGCACCACCTCGCCGCCGGTCGCGTCCAGATTCTGCAGGTCACGGCGGAGGTCTCGCTCGCGGAAGGGAAGATCCTGGCTGGAAACGATTGGGCGCGTCTGATGAGTCGCTTGAATGACCTTGGCGAGGAAGCGAAGCGAGCCCCGTGTGTTCTGGAAGCCACCAAGGTTGGGGACCTTCTTCGTCAGGATGTCGAGGAACTCCGGAGTGAAAGGGTACGTCGCTCTCATCCGCTCCCGGTACGAGTCCAGGGAGGCAAGACCCGCGTCCGAATAGGCGTCGATGTACGCTTCCACCACCGCGTCTCGCTCTGCGGTGTCGAGCTCGCCATGGTTCTCGAACAAGCGGTACAACAAGATCTGCTGGCGGTCTGTGGACGAGCGAAAGGCGAGCTCGGTCGGTCGCACACGACGTAGCGTCTCCGCGGGCTCCGCTTTCTCTCCGAGCACGCTCGTGACGACGGTCAGGCGGGGGTTCCTCCGGGCCACCTCGGAAAGCGCTTGGATGAAGTTGCGGTTGCGGCTCTGGTTCTGCTTCGAGAGCGCGTCGTACCAGCGTTCGAGCTCATCCAGCACGAAGACCGTGGGAGTGTCGTCGAGGAACGACTCGATGGTGTCCGCGTCGGGGTAGGTCGAGACATCTTTGGCCAACTCGGACTTGCCGAACGCCTCGTAGACCACGTCCCAGAGGTTCTCTGCCGTGCGCTGGATGAAGCTGCGCGTCACGACGCGGCAGGCGTCGGGGAGCTCGATGCGCGCGATGCCCCACCGCTTGGACCATGCGAGAGCGACTCGAGGAGCCGAAAGCGCATGGTGTGCCGCAAGCAGGATGTGCGACTTTCCGAGACCGTATCGCCCCGAGAGCACGATAGTCCCAGAGGTGCCGTCGTCACCCCGCATGCGCTGCGCGAGGATTTCCAACGTGTGACGCACGTCCTCCGTTGGATACGTCATCTCGAAGAACGCCGCAGGGTCCTGCAGGGCTTCGAAGGCTGGCACCTCGTCGGCGAGTCGTCGGCCTCCCCCCTTGCGCTTCCCGGGTGGCGATCCCCCGACGGCGGAGAGATCGATCATGTCGATCATCCCCGAGTCGGTGAGAACCTCGGGGCGGACCTTGAGAATGCGGCTGAATGGTTGTTGCGACACGTAATCAGACCCGCGTAGCGCGCCTTCCCGACGGGCATCAGGCAGCAGGTCAACACAAAGCCAAGATGTGCTCCGTCCTCCACCAATTGTGCGCAACCACGTGGCCCGCAAAGCTAGTCTGTGGGTGGCGAACAAGTCAACGCCTAGGTGATGGCAACGGCAAAATCGACAGGGAGTCACGGCGCGAGGCCACGCACGCGGAGTGCTACCCCCGTGTCGTGACCGACCAACGCTGCGACCTTCACCCTTGGCGTCGACACCTCATGCGCTCAACGGCTGCGTAGACGCACGCTTCACGGAGTGTAGCGTTCAGAGGATATGAACCGCAGCGACGGCACTCGGCGCTCGGCTACCTACGCCGGGCCGAGTTCGAGAGGCACATTCAGCCCATGGTGCCTCTGGCAGCGTAAGAAGACCATCCCCGAATTCGGGTCAATTCCAAGGACCCGGTGCCGCCCAGAACGTTGCCGGGAGGCCGTCGCCGCTCACCACCCGCGCGGGAGCATCGAAACACGCTCCTTTGCGGTCAGTGCGCCTCAACTGGCAGACCGCTTGGGGGTGCGTCGTGCTCTCAGAGCAAGGTGCACGCTCGCTGCGGCGCCGGGCAGAACACATGTGCGCTGTGTTCGCGACCAACCCGCTACGATAGAGTAACCCGTCAATGCATATGCAAGGAGTGCTTCATGACCGCAGGTGTCCCCTTCTGGCAGGTTCGCCAGCTCGTGTCGTGTGCAATCTGCGATGTGCCGGTGAGCCACCAACATGAACTCGATGGCGACATCGTGTGCACCAGCTGCTACCTGCACGCGCGGGGCCGCAGCGAGCTCGATGGCATCGGGTTCGCGCTGACCCTCATGTTCGACCGCAACGTGTGTGCGTACTGCGGCGAGTTCGCCCGAGACGAGGAGCAGCTTCCCGCGCAGACCTCGGAGGACCCGCTCTGGACGGTGCTCCAGTGCGAGGAGTGCCGCGACCTCGTGCGCGGGGAGACTTTCCGAACGTTCGAGGAGAAGCGCCTTCACATCAAACACGGGCTCGCGCGGCGCTACGCTGGCGTCGTGGGCGCACGTGAGTGGGACCACGAAGAGATCGAGGAGTTGGGTCGCGGGCTGCGAGAGTCGGTCGAGCTCGCTGAGCAGGCGCGCAAGATCGTTCAGGCCAGGCTCCAGTTTACATTCGACCAACTAGTTGGCTTCTAGTTGGCCGAACAACCTGCGCTCGTCGCAAGCTCGCGAATGGGACGCATCACGCTCCCCCAGCCCCCAGACGAAAACGGCCGGGTAGCTTTCGCTAACCGGCCGGAATCACAAGCAAATCTGGGAGCGGGAAATGGGATTCGAACCCACGACTTCAACCTTGGCAAGGTTGCACTCTACCACTGAGTTATTCCCGCGAAGGGCCGCTTATCTACGGTGCCCGGGGCACCCCGTCAAGGATTTTTTAGCGCCCCCGGGGCCCTTCTCGGGCGGCGTCGCGGAGGGCCAGCGCGGCGAGCCCCAGGAGCCCCAGCGTGCCCAGCGTCACGCACGCGGCAACAGGCTTCCAAGCCGCCCCAAACATGAAGCAGAAGGTCACCAGCACCCCCGGCAGCTGCAGCAGCGAGCTGGCGCCCAGGAAGGCTAGGACGCGGGCCCCCGCGCGCAAGTCAGGCCGCATCGGGGGCAGCTGCCGTAGCCGCCGGCGAGCCAGGTGGCGCATCAACACGTAGCTGGGCACCGCCAGCACCACGGTGAGCACCACCAGGCCCCGCGCCGCCGCGCTCATGGTGGGCCGCAGGAGCTCGCGCAGCTGCTCGAAGTCGGCCGGGAAGAACGCGGCGCGCAGGGCGGTCTCGGCGGCCCAGGCGGTGGGCACGGCGGTGACCACGAGGGCCATCAGCGCGACCCGGCTGCGTGGGCTGAGGTCCACCGCGGGTTCAGATGCTCAGCGAGCCCTTGCGGAAGTCGGTCGCGCCGATCCACGCGTTGATGCACACGGGGCGGCCGTTGCGGGCGTGCTCCTTGGCCTCGGCCAGCACGCGCGGGACGTCGGCGGGGTCCTTCACCACCAGGCCCACGCCGCCGTAGCCCTCGGCCACCTTGTGGTAGTCCGTGCGGCGCAGGGCGGTGCCGCAGTCGCTGCCCAGCAGCGTCACCTGGTCGCGCGCGATCTGGTTCCAGCTGGCGTCCGTGCCGATGACGGCGATGACGGGCAGGCCGTGCCGCGCGTAGGTGTCGAACTCCGCCAGGCTGTAGGCGCTGCTGCCGTCGCCCCAGAAGAGCCACGTCTCGGCCCCCGGTCGCGCCAGCGCCGCCCCCGCCGCGTAGCCGCCGCCCACGCCCAGCGTGCCGAACACGCCCGGGTCCAGCCAGCACAGGGGGTTGCGGGGCCGGAGGATGTAGCTGGCCGTGGCCACGAAGTCCCCGCCGTCCACCACGATGACGGCGTCGTCCGCCATGACCTTCTCGATCTCGCGGCACAGGTAGAGCGGGTTCACGTACTCGGTGCGCGCCCTGGCTTGCTCGGCGATCTCCGCGTCGCGCTTCTGCTCGTTCTTGCGCAGCTCCGCGTACCACGGCTCCCACACCAGCCGGGAGGGCCGCGCCGCGCGCGCCAGGTCTTGCAGGGTGCGCCCCGCGTCCGCCAGCACGGCCAGCGTGGGCCGCCGGTTCTTGGTGAGCTCCACCGGGTTGCGGTTGACGGTCACCAGGTCCGCCTTGCGGTTGATGCCCAGCCCGTAGCCCATGCGGAAGTCGAAGGGGAAGCCACACACCAGCACGAAGTCCGCTTCCTTCAGCGCCTTGCCCCGCGCATGACGGAACTGGATGTCGCTGCCGTCGCGCCCCAGCAGCCCGCGCGCGCAGCCGCCCAGGAACACGGGCGCGCCCAGCGCACGCAGCGCGTCGGCCGTCTGCTGCGCCTCCATGCTCTCCACCACGCTCTGGCTGCCCAGCACGATGACGGGCTTGCGCGCGGCCTCGAGCATGCCCGCGATCTTCTGCACGTCGGCGCGCGCCGCGGTGGGAGGCGTGCGGCGCTGGGCGGGCTTGGCGGCCACCTTGTCGGCGCCCTGGAACACGCGGAAGAGGTGCGCCATGGCCAGCTTGTGCAGCGCGCGCATGGGCAGCGCCGAGTTCTTCTTCCCGCCGCCGGTCATGTCCGCGTACATGCCGCGCACCAGCTCCTGCGAGTACAAGAGGTCCACCGGGCACTCGATGAACACGGGCCCGGGCACGCCGTCCAGCGCCACCTCGAAGCCCTCCTCGAGCGCACCCACCAGGTCCTTCACGCGCTTCACCTGGCGCGTCATCTTCACCATGGACTGGATGGGCGAGATCTGGTCGATGTCCTGCAGCGCGCCCCGCCCGCGCAGCGCGGTGGCCGTGGCGCCCCCCAGCAGCACCAGCGGCGACTGCGCCAGGTATGCGTTCTGGATGGCGGTGAGCGTGTTGGTCACGCCGGGCCCCGCCGTCACGGCCGCGACCCCGGGTACGCCCGTCATGCGCGCCACCGCGTCGGCCGCGAACACCGCGCTCTTCTCGTCGCGCATGTCCACCACGCGGATGCCCGCCCTCTGGCTCTCCACCAGGATGGGCGAGATGTGCCCGCCGCACAGCGTGAACAGGAACTGGACCCCCTGCTTGCGCAGCACGTCCGCGATGAGCTTGCCGCCGTTGATGTCGGTCATGGCTGGTCTCCCTGGGTCTCTGCGCTCGCGTTGGGCTGCGGCCCGAGCACGTGCGCCGGCAACACGAAGCAGGTGAACGTGCCCTCGAACACGGTCTCGACCCCGCGCGTGCAGGTCACCTTCACCACCTGCTTCTTGCCCGCGCCGCTCTCGGCGTCGCGCGTCGCACGCGCCACCACCACGTCGCCCACCACCACCGGCTTGGTGAAGCGCGTCTCGGCGGCACCCAGCACCACGTACGGGTCGTTCACGGCCAGCATGGCCGCGTAGTCCGCGAGGCCGAACACGAACCCGCCGTGCACCAGGCCGCGCGCGTCGGCCGCCATGCGCGCGTGCGTGGTGAGCGCCACCTCGGCGAACCCCTCGCGCAGGGTGCGCGGCGTGCCCACCCACTCGGGGTCGATGGCGTGGTGCGTGTTGGTGTCCACCATGCGCGGCATCGTGCCCGATGTGTCTTTCGGAAGCGAGCAGCGAAGGGGCGCGGCAAGGGCGAGCGCGAGGCACCGCGACCGAAGCGTTCGTCGCGTCCGAGGCAGGCAGGTAGGGGCAGCACCGACTGAACGAGGCTGTCTCAATACCGGCTGGCAGTCGGGCA
This genomic window contains:
- a CDS encoding PaaI family thioesterase, coding for MVDTNTHHAIDPEWVGTPRTLREGFAEVALTTHARMAADARGLVHGGFVFGLADYAAMLAVNDPYVVLGAAETRFTKPVVVGDVVVARATRDAESGAGKKQVVKVTCTRGVETVFEGTFTCFVLPAHVLGPQPNASAETQGDQP
- a CDS encoding ATP-binding protein translates to MIDMIDLSAVGGSPPGKRKGGGRRLADEVPAFEALQDPAAFFEMTYPTEDVRHTLEILAQRMRGDDGTSGTIVLSGRYGLGKSHILLAAHHALSAPRVALAWSKRWGIARIELPDACRVVTRSFIQRTAENLWDVVYEAFGKSELAKDVSTYPDADTIESFLDDTPTVFVLDELERWYDALSKQNQSRNRNFIQALSEVARRNPRLTVVTSVLGEKAEPAETLRRVRPTELAFRSSTDRQQILLYRLFENHGELDTAERDAVVEAYIDAYSDAGLASLDSYRERMRATYPFTPEFLDILTKKVPNLGGFQNTRGSLRFLAKVIQATHQTRPIVSSQDLPFRERDLRRDLQNLDATGGEVVRRALGDNLESVPSDLKHRDELFSAIVYYSIADPIHAGITEDEVLFAVLDPGENPNEIKDALRRLQEYAFNLHRIENRFVFRSQENPQARVRAVAHSQQVTHEAWQTVIRETIQSAWGQTSGMVLYTPSSNDSAATRKKLHEATGTPATYLVSTTTLNARDRLRLQNLAPRRNLMLLIEPAFQPDRRAGDDYSLLTDSELMNRARIIEACKILLEGRPEEEPAKVYQLTRAAEQRRLQQEVSERYGIYVSWHRAGPDDAPVDDTWYELSRIEGLSAIRFREHFEQHFGGQPAIERRVQRLWSEYQNRPVQQLVEHFEQTPGEPIPHRADMVVDALKKLARQGKLSLQSTDGRTHCHGNVDQLATKRVASAIILPPIVGPEPPSDVPLPVHRFVQARHDPEQDAIVITWQYPESDVPYRTAVQRYTSVRGWNLGEEYKLDLDITQEANRYIDAGTSFVDKQFQKGVSYYYYVFLIEQEADAAPRTVLSQRCDVLAPLESEETHENQLRVAPQTTRQKLVTELEKLVMSSKHVPVSKVIARLEITVHRAEDMPLLSALRDSLPVGVGVARVTGDFQFVIRGPLSKQDVIKVARAVPSVPEATYDALLHLEDREEG
- a CDS encoding thiamine pyrophosphate-binding protein, with the protein product MTDINGGKLIADVLRKQGVQFLFTLCGGHISPILVESQRAGIRVVDMRDEKSAVFAADAVARMTGVPGVAAVTAGPGVTNTLTAIQNAYLAQSPLVLLGGATATALRGRGALQDIDQISPIQSMVKMTRQVKRVKDLVGALEEGFEVALDGVPGPVFIECPVDLLYSQELVRGMYADMTGGGKKNSALPMRALHKLAMAHLFRVFQGADKVAAKPAQRRTPPTAARADVQKIAGMLEAARKPVIVLGSQSVVESMEAQQTADALRALGAPVFLGGCARGLLGRDGSDIQFRHARGKALKEADFVLVCGFPFDFRMGYGLGINRKADLVTVNRNPVELTKNRRPTLAVLADAGRTLQDLARAARPSRLVWEPWYAELRKNEQKRDAEIAEQARARTEYVNPLYLCREIEKVMADDAVIVVDGGDFVATASYILRPRNPLCWLDPGVFGTLGVGGGYAAGAALARPGAETWLFWGDGSSAYSLAEFDTYARHGLPVIAVIGTDASWNQIARDQVTLLGSDCGTALRRTDYHKVAEGYGGVGLVVKDPADVPRVLAEAKEHARNGRPVCINAWIGATDFRKGSLSI